GGTGCTCTCAGCTTCACGGCCGCACTAACCCTGTTTACCTATGGCATTCTCCTCGCGCCTGAGGACGGTTGGGCCAGCCCAATCGTTTTGGGAAGTGTCGCCGGCGCGATCTTGCTGTTCATGATATTCGTGCTGATAGAGCGCCGAACCAGTAGTCCTATGCTCGACCTTTCGTTGTTCAAGCAATCCAAGTTTGTTGGTGTGCAGATTCTTGCAGCGAGCCCTGCATTTTTTTTTGTCGTCCTCGTCATCTTGCTCCCGGCGCGATTTATTGGAGTCGATGGGCTTAGTGCTTCGCAGACCGGACAAATGATGATTGCGCTGGCCGCACCGTTGTTGCTTGTGCCGTTTCTGGCTGCTCAGCTCGCGCGATACTACACATCAGGAATGCTCTCGGCGGTCGGGCTGATGCTGGTGGCTGTCGGGCTGTTTTGGCTAGGCGTCGTGCTAGATAGCGGAGTAAGTCATGCGGTAATGCCTATGGCGCTGATCGGCATCGGTATTGGCCTGCCTTGGGGTTTGATGGATGGCATGGCCGTTAGCGTGGTTGAAAAAGAACGCGCGGGAATGGCCACAGGGATTTTTAACGCAGTTCGCGTTTCCGCCGACGGTATAGCCATCGCCGTCGCCGGAGCGTTGCTGGCGACGTTCATTCAATGGGGGCTATTCGACGCCGCCACGAATTTTGCACCGCATCAGATTATGGAGGCATCCAGCCGGGCTGCGCTCGGCGATCTGAAGAACGCCGGCAACCAACTGCCAGGGCAGTCAGAGCTTTTGCGCCACGAGTACGCGAACGCGTTTCGTCATCTGCTTTTCATCTTGGGCGCTGGCAGCGTGCTCACGGCAGTTGCTGTGCTCGCAACGCTCGGTCGAGTTAGCGCGCATGATCATCAACCAGTAGAAGCAGTCCGTCCCGTGATCGTGGGTGACCGCGAGTGATCGGGCGGATGCGAACGAGCGGCGATTCCAATGAAGCTCACCCTGCGTGTTCCCGAGGGAAAAACGGGGACAGACACGATTAATTGACACGATTAATTTAGTGTTGGCCTATTCATTTAAGCCAGTAGTCGTGATCTGTCTCCGAATTAGCATCCATCACATCGCGATGATCATGCGAGCCGCCGGACGCTAATCGCACATTTGGAAGGAATA
The window above is part of the Pseudomonas sp. B21-048 genome. Proteins encoded here:
- a CDS encoding MFS transporter; its protein translation is MNSTRSVQAAPQLLKWIQLFAACLTGVLIPLCFTGPAVVLSSISAAMGGSAVELSWVVNAYILTYGSAMMAAGSLTDIYGRKRVWLMGLVIFVLSTIAIPFSSTVLQIDVLRLVQGLGGAAAFAGAMSSLAQVFHGSERTKVFSLLGTTFGIGLAFGPLAAGLLVDSAGWKWTFHATALIGVAGFVLVCVSATDSKDPANNGMDWPGALSFTAALTLFTYGILLAPEDGWASPIVLGSVAGAILLFMIFVLIERRTSSPMLDLSLFKQSKFVGVQILAASPAFFFVVLVILLPARFIGVDGLSASQTGQMMIALAAPLLLVPFLAAQLARYYTSGMLSAVGLMLVAVGLFWLGVVLDSGVSHAVMPMALIGIGIGLPWGLMDGMAVSVVEKERAGMATGIFNAVRVSADGIAIAVAGALLATFIQWGLFDAATNFAPHQIMEASSRAALGDLKNAGNQLPGQSELLRHEYANAFRHLLFILGAGSVLTAVAVLATLGRVSAHDHQPVEAVRPVIVGDRE